A single region of the Moritella sp. Urea-trap-13 genome encodes:
- a CDS encoding elongation factor P hydroxylase, producing the protein MQDDLKDLLANNLLANDVSDEQHQYQDLIAVFNHTFSSEFNTRLVKGDDEPIYMPANTDFEQYVSCAYHRIIFAHGFFASGMHEISHWLVAGLARHQLVDFGYWYIADGRNAQQQAEFEKVEIVPQAIEWIICVTAGFTFRVSADNLADIVIDRLAFQHKIHKQVQTYLANGLSTRTQALVNALQAFYNTKPLTLADFDYRGMYECEAV; encoded by the coding sequence ATGCAAGACGATTTAAAAGACTTATTAGCAAACAATTTATTAGCAAACGATGTAAGCGATGAGCAACATCAATACCAAGACTTGATTGCTGTTTTTAACCACACGTTTTCAAGCGAATTTAATACCCGATTAGTGAAAGGCGATGATGAACCTATTTACATGCCAGCTAATACTGATTTTGAACAATATGTAAGTTGTGCTTATCATCGTATTATTTTTGCTCATGGTTTTTTTGCCAGTGGTATGCATGAGATTTCACATTGGTTAGTCGCGGGATTAGCGCGTCATCAATTAGTTGATTTTGGTTACTGGTATATTGCTGATGGGCGTAATGCGCAACAGCAAGCTGAATTTGAAAAAGTAGAGATCGTGCCGCAAGCGATTGAATGGATTATTTGTGTTACCGCTGGATTTACGTTCCGCGTCAGTGCCGATAATTTGGCTGATATTGTCATTGACCGATTGGCTTTTCAACACAAGATCCACAAGCAAGTACAAACATATTTAGCAAACGGTTTATCAACGCGCACGCAAGCCTTGGTTAATGCATTACAGGCATTTTATAATACTAAGCCGCTGACATTAGCAGATTTTGATTATCGAGGAATGTATGAATGTGAAGCCGTTTAA